One Microcebus murinus isolate Inina chromosome 10, M.murinus_Inina_mat1.0, whole genome shotgun sequence DNA segment encodes these proteins:
- the SPRYD3 gene encoding SPRY domain-containing protein 3 gives MRRTRRPRFVLMNKMDDLNLHYRFLNWRRRIREIREVRAFRYQERFKHILVDGDTLSYHGNSGEVGCYVASRPLTKDSNYFEVSIVDSGVRGTIAVGLVPQYYSLDHQPGWLPDSVAYHADDGKLYNGRAKGRQFGSKCNSGDRIGCGIEPVSFDVQTAQIFFTKNGKRVGSTIMPMSPDGLFPAVGMHSLGEEVRLHLNAELGREDDSVMMVDSYEDEWGRLHDVRVCGTLLEYLGKGKSIVDVGLAQARHPLSTRSHYFEVEIVDPGEKCYIALGLARKDYPKNRHPGWSRGSVAYHADDGKIFHGSGVGDPFGPRCYKGDIMGCGIMFPRDYILDSEGDSDDSCDTVILSPTARAVRNVRNVMYLHQEGEEEEEEEEEEEDGEEIEPEHEGKKVVVFFTRNGKIIGKKDAVVPSGGFFPTIGMLSCGEKVKVDLHPLSG, from the exons ATGAGGAGGACGCGGCGGCCCCG ATTTGTTCTCATGAACAAGATGGATGACCTCAACCTGCACTACCGGTTTCTGAATTGGCGCCGGCGGATCCGGGAGATTCGGGAGGTCCGAGCTTTCCGATATCAGGAGAGGTTCAAACACATCCTTGTAGACGGAGACACTTTGAG TTACCACGGAAACTCTGGTGAAGTTGGCTGCTACGTGGCTTCTCGACCCCTGACCAAGGACAGCAATTATTTTGAG GTGTCTATTGTGGACAGTGGAGTCCGGGGCACTATTGCTGTGGGGCTGGTCCCTCAGTACTACAGCTTGGATCACCAGCCTGGCTGGTTACCGGACTCTGTAGCCTACCACGCTGATGATGGCAA GCTGTATAATGGCCGAGCCAAGGGCCGCCAGTTTGGGTCAAAGTGCAACTCTGGGGACCGGATTGGCTGTGGCATTGAGCCTGTGTCCTTTGATGTGCAGACTGCCCAGATCTTCTTCACCAAAAATGGCAAGCGG GTGGGCTCTACCATCATGCCCATGTCCCCGGATGGACTATTCCCAGCAGTGGGCATGCACTCCCTGGGTGAGGAGGTGCGCCTGCACCTCAACGCTGAGCTGGGCCGCGAGGACGACAGTGTCATGATGGTGGACAGTTATGAGGACGAATGGGGCCGGCTGCATGATGTCAGAGTCTGCGGGACT TTGCTGGAGTACTTGGGGAAGGGCAAGAGCATCGTGGATGTGGGACTGGCCCAGGCCCGGCACCCGCTGAGCACCCGCAGCCACTACTTTGAGGTGGAGATTGTGGACCCTGGAGAGAAATGCTACATCGCCTTGGGGCTGGCTCGGAAG GACTATCCCAAGAACAGGCAccctggctggagcagagggTCTGTGGCTTATCACGCAG ATGATGGGAAGATCTTCCATGGCAGTGGCGTGGGTGACCCCTTTGGGCCACGCTGTTACAAAGGGGACATCATGGGCTGTGGAATCATGTTCCCCCGGGACTACATTCTGGACAGTGAGG GGGACAGTGATGACAGTTGTGACACAGTGATCCTGTCCCCGACTGCTCGGGCTGTCCGGAATGTCCGCAACGTCATGTACCTGCaccaggaaggagaagaggaagaggaggaagaggaggaggaagaagatggaGAAGAAATAGAGCCAGAGCATGAGGGCAAGAAGGTGGTG GTATTCTTCACGCGGAATGGCAAGATCATCGGGAAGAAGGATGCCGTTGTACCTTCTGGAGGCTTCTTCCCCACCATTGGGATGCTGAGCTGCGGGGAGAAAGTCAAAGTAGACCTGCACCCCTTGAGTGGCTAG